The following nucleotide sequence is from Acidimicrobiia bacterium.
CGTTGGTGCCCGGTTCTGTTTCACGCTCCGGACCACCTCGGCCGACGACCGGGTTTCCACTGTCGCCAGGGTGTAAATCACCCGTATGTGATTCCTGTCGTCCGGAGCGATTACCATCGGCGGTCACGTGTTGTTCTCTGACCTCTCTGATCCAGCCGAATCCGATCTCTTCGATGACCTCAATCCCGTCCAGCGCGAGGCAGTAGCTGCCGTCGACGGTCCGTTACTCGTGATCGCCGGTGCTGGATCCGGCAAAACAAGGGTCCTTACCTATCGAATTGCCCATCTGGTACGCGATCTTGGTGTCGCACCGTCAGGAATCCTGGCGATCACGTTCACCAACAAAGCTGCCAACGAAATGAAAGAGCGGGTCAGTGATCTGGTCGGTGGAGCGGTAAGGGCCATGTGGGTATCGACCTTCCACTCGGCGTGTGTTCGAATCTTGCGAAGGGAAGCCCACCGGTTCGGTTACCGATCGCAATTCTCGATCTACGACTCGGCAGACTCGCTTCGTCTCATTCAAATGTGTATCTCTGATCTCGATCTGGACTCGAAACGGTTTCCGGCTCGCAATATTCGGGCGGTGATATCGAACGCCAAGAACGAACTCATCGACTACGAGACGTTCCAGTCGCAGGACTCGGGGTTCTATCACGAGACGATATCGGATGTCTATCGACTCTATCAACAGCGCCTTCTGGAAGCCTCCGCCATGGATTTTGACGACTTGCTGATGCTTACCGTTGAGTTGTTTGGTGCGTTCCCTGACGTACTCGAGGAGTATCAGAAGCGCTTTTCGTACATCCTGGTGGACGAGTATCAGGACACGAACCTGGCCCAGTATCGGCTGGTCACCCAGTTGGCGGCCTATCACCGGAACATCTGTGTGGTCGGGGACGCCGATCAGAGTGTCTACCGGTTCCGGGGCGCCGATATGCGCAACATTCTCGACTTTGAGAATGACTACCCGGATGCCCGGGTAGTGGTTCTCGAGCAGAATTACCGCTCGACGGAGACGGTCCTCGATGCTGCCAACGCGGTGATTTCGAACAACCCCCAGCGCAAGCCAAAGCGCTTGTGGACCGACCGCGGTCTTGGCGAGAAAATCACCCTGTTTCAGGGTGATGACGAGCATGCCGAAAGCTCCTTCATCGCCGACCAGATCTCGGGGTTTGAGAAGGACGGCATTTCGCTCGACGACATGGCAATCTTCTATCGGACTAATGCCCAGTCACGGGTGATCGAGGATGTCTTCGTCCGCTACGGAATCCCGTACAACGTCGTCGGAGGCCTGAAGTTTTACGAGCGCCGGGAAGTTAAGGACGCGTTGGCCTACCTGCGGGTCCTGGTGAACCCCGACGACCAGGTGGCGGTAAAGAGGATCATCAATGTTCCTAAACGTTCGATCGGGAGTACCTCGGTTGGACACGTCGACCGCTACGCCCAGGCCAACGGACTGAGCTTCTATGCAGCTCTTAGGCAAGTGGACAATGTGCCCCAATTGAATGCTCGAGCGCTGGGGCGAATCAAGGACTTTTTGTTGCTCCTCGATGCCCTGATCGCCAAGGCATCGATCGGAGGTCCCCGGGCCGCCCTCGACTCGGTGCTGGTTGATACTGGCTACCTGGACGAAATCGAGGCCGAGCGGACGGTCGAAGCTCTCGGCCGCGCCGAAAACCTGCGGGAGTTGCAGTCGGGCATTGAAGACTTCGTCTCCAGCATGGAAGGGTCCCTTGTCGATGAACTGGAGTGGGACGATTTGGACGGTCTTGCCCAGCTTCAGTCGTATCTTGAAGCCGTGTCACTTGTCGCAGATGTCGACGACCTTGAGGATGGATCCGGGGCAGTCACCCTCATGACATTGCACAACGCCAAGGGACTCGAGTTCCCCGTCGTGTTCGTGGCGGGTATGGAGGACGGGGTGTTCCCTCACATCCGGAGCCTGGGGGATCCTGCTGAGCTCGAGGAGGAACGACGGCTGGCCTATGTGGGGATAACCCGGGCCATGGATCGACTGTTCTTGACCCATTCCGTCAGCCGCATGCTGTTTGGCCAAACCAACTACAACCCACCGTCGCGGTTCCTCAAAGAGATCCCGGAACATCTGTACGAACGGGCCGAGCGCCGGATGCCTCGCAAGGCCGAGAAACCAAGCCATACCGTCGATGCATCGGAAATATCGATTGGCGATCGGGTCCGTCATGACAAGTGGGGCGCCGGATTGGTCATGGATATTCGCGGGGTGGGCGACCGGGCCGAAGCCGACGTGCGATTCGAGCGCGAAGGCGTAAAGCGTCTATTGCTGGCCTGGGCACCCATTCGCAAAGATGCTTGAGGCAGGTTGGAAGCCCCAAGCAGCTGAAGCTGTGCGGGCCGGGAACCAACCTCTCCGGTTCCGTCGGTAGACTTACGCTCTATGCCGCGCCGGATCCTCATTGCCAAACCCGGCCTCGACGGTCACGATCGAGGGGCCAAGGTCGTCGCCAGAGCCCTACGCGATGCCGGCTGCGAAGTGATCTATTCAGGATTGCATCGCACTCCCCAACAGATTGTGGCCATGGCATTGGAAGAAGACGTCGATGCGATTGGCCTGTCGACGTTGTCGGGTGCTCATGCGACGTTGTTTCCGATGGTCATGGACGAACTACGTCTGGCCGGGGTTGACGATGTCATCGTTTTCGGAGGTGGGATTATCCCACCGGCCGATGTAGTGACCCTCATGGAATCGGGTCTGGCGAGGATTTTTACGCCAGGATCACCCTTGAACGAGATGGTCGAGTGGGTGAAAGCGACCGTTCCGGAGCGGTAGCCGTTAGATGCGTGGTGTCGATTATGAATCGACTTTGCCGATCGGGTCGGATCTGGGCATAATGTCAGTTCCCCGCAACACCTCATCAGGAGTCTGGTCATGGAAGTATCGTTACGCGCCGAAGCCGGCCGCGAACAAGGCAGCCGAGCGTCCCGCCGTTTACGTCGGGCAGGCTCCGTTCCGGCCGTTCTGTACGGTCACGGCATCGAACCGCTTCCGATCTCGGTCAACCATCGTGAATTCGCCGCCATCATCAAGGGAGAGGGTGGCGAGAACGCCATCATTGCCCTGAATGTCGATGGCCACGGTACGTTCACAACGTTGGCCAGAGAGGTTGTCAAGAACCCGACCAAGCCGTTCATCAATCACGTCGACTTTCTTCAGATCTCGCTTGATGAGCTCGTCACGGCTGAGGTCGGACTGGAGTTCATCGGGGAACCGCTCGGCGTCAAGAACGATGGCGGGATCATCGAGACCATGCGGGTCACGCTCGAGATCGAGGCTCTCCCCACGGCCATTCCGAGTCATATCGACGTCGATATCAGCCATCTCGAAATTCATGACCTGATCACCGTTGCCGACCTTCCCCAGATTGAGGGAGTCACCTACCTTGACGACGAAGACACTCCGATCGTCACGGTCTCTCTGCCTGCTGCTGTGCTCGCCGAAGGCGATGCGGAGGCTGCGGCCGGCGAAGAGGGCGAACCGACGGATGAGTCCGCCGAAGATGATTCCGAGGAGAGCTCGGACGAAGGCGGCGAATAGCCCCGCTCCGGGTCTGCGATGAATGTGATCGTTGGCCTTCACAATCCTGAATCGCAGTACCTCGGCACTCGCCACAACGTAGGGGCCGAGGTCGTTGACGAGGTTGCGCGCCGTTGGGATCTTCCCTTCAAGCGGGGTCCGCTGCGGGTTCGGTCCATGGTGGCCCGGGGTTCGGTGGCAGGCGAACCGGTCATTCTGGTTCTACCCAACGCCAACATGAACCTGTCCGGTCAGCCAGTCAGCGCGGTTCTCAAATACTTCAAGGCATCGCTGGATGAGCTTCTCCTATGTCATGACGACATTGATCTGCCCTATGCAAAACTCCGGCTTGTCAAGAGCAGCGGAGCGGGCGGGCACAACGGTGTGAAGTCGGTGGCGTCGGCCGTTGGTAGCCAGGAGTTCTGGCGCTTGAAGCTTGGCGTTGGCAGACCACCGGGGCGAATGGATCCGGCCGCCTTTGTTCTCAAGCCATTCTCGAAGGCGGAGCGGCCTGAGATCGACGTGCTTGTGCGCGACGCCGCCGACGTGGTCGAGCGGTTTCTCACGGATCCATCTGGCGCCGTTCAGATGGCCGGCGAGCGGCGTCCGCCAGAGCCGGTCTTGTAGTCTCCCCAAGCATGAAATACATCGGCGCCCTGGATCAGGGTACGACCTCCACCCGTTTTATCCTCTTTGATCAAGAAGGGGAGATCGTCGCCTCTGCCCAGAAGGAACACGAGCAAATCTTTCCGAGGGCCGGGTGGGTTGAACATGATCCGGACGAGATCCTGCTTCGAGTCGGCGAGGTTATCGCTGAAACGATGGCAAAGGCAGCCGCCCGCCCGGCTGATGTGGCTGGCGTCGGAATCACGAATCAACGGGAAACCACGATGCTCTGGGACCGGGCCTCTGGCAGACCGATAGGCAACGCGGTGGTCTGGCAAGATGTTCGCACCGCCGACCTGTGCGGCCGGTTGGGCACGGACTTCGGGCAGGACCGGTTCCGGGCCAAGACCGGCCTGCCGTTGGCAACGTACTTTGCCGGCCCCAAAATCGCCTGGTTGCTCGATAACACTCCCGGTCTCCGGGCTCGGGCCGAGGCGGGAGAGATCGCCTTCGGGACCATGGACTCCTGGGTGGTATGGAATTTGACCGGAGGTCCCGGCGGCGGGCTGCATATCACGGACGTCACGAACGCCAGTCGGACCTTGCTGATGGATCTGGCGACCCTCGAATGGGACGCCGGATTGCTCGCTGCCGTGGGTGTGCCTGAGGAAGTGCTACCGGAGATTCGGTCGTCGGTAGAGGTTTATGGCGAAGCAAAAGGGACTTTGGCGGGGGTCCCCATTGCGGGAATCCTCGGTGATCAACAGGCGGCCCTGTTCGGCCAAACCTGTTTTGCGCCTGGGGAAGCCAAAAATACCTACGGCACCGGATGCTTCATGCTTATGAACACTGGACTCGACGCGGTCCCATCGAAGGCCGGCTTGCTCACCACCGTGGCCTATCAGGTCGATGGCCAACCGCCGCACTATGCCCTGGAAGGTTCGATCGCCATGGCCGGAGCACTGGTGCAATGGCTGCGGGACAATCTCGGGATCATCGACACGGCCGAAGCGATCGAAGCTTTGGCTGGCACGGTCGCTGACAACGGAGGGGTGTTCATCGTTCCGGCTTTCAATGGGCTCTTTGCTCCCTATTGGCGAGATGACGCCAGGGGAGTGATCGTAGGTCTGACCCGCTACGCCAACAAGGGGCACATCGCCAGAGCGACCCTGGAAGCTGTCGCCTTTCAAACCAAAGAGGTTCTGGATGCGATGTACATCGACTCGGGCGTGGCCCTGGCAGCCCTGAAAGTCGACGGCGGCATGGTGGCCAACCAGTTGCTGATGCAGTTCCAGGCCGATCTGCTTGATGTGCCGGTCGTCAGGCCGGCGGTGGCTGAAACGACCGCGCTCGGGGCCGCGTACGCGGCCGGGTTGGCGGTTGGTTTCTGGCCGGGCTTTGATGCTTTGCGGGACAACTGGTCGATCGCGCAGCGGTGGGAACCGAATATGGATGCGGCTCTCCGTCGGTCGGAGTATGCGAAATGGAAAAAGGCCGTGACCCGCAGTTTCGATTGGGTCTAGCCGGTCTAGCGCTCAGAGCCCCTCGGCAATCAACTCAGCCTCGAATCGGTCGAGCTGAAGCTCGGTCTCGTCGTCGGACCACCCGAGTGACGTACCTAGTTCATCGGCGATGAGTTTGGCGTCGACCCTGGCGTGATTGCGGGAGAACCAGGCAGCGTGAGTTCGGCGAAGTGCGAAGTCGGCGATGCTCGCCGCCCCCTCGTACGCGGCCGCGTATGCGACCTCGCCGAGGAGGGTCTTACCGTCGGAAAGAGGCACTCGTAGATGCTCGGCCGAGGTTATGGAACTGACGACGTTTTGGGCTTGCGTTCCGTATCGTCGCAAGAGATTTCTGGCGAGTCCGTCGTCGACTTCGATGGCTCGCAGGTCGTCGCCGAGCAGCTTCTCGGCGTGCTGGCCGCCGGCGGCCCCTACCAGAAGTTCGACGTTGGTCCGTGACGGCGCGTCGACCTTCAAGAACTTGGCGGCGGCATCGACCGTTTCTTCAGCGATCCTCCGGTAGGTGGTCAGCTTTCCTCCGGCCACCTGGATGTAGCCTGGTTCAATCGTGATGATCTCATGGCCCCGCGAGGCTTTCGCCGTCGAGCCGTCCCCATCCATGAGGGCTCGCAGACCCGAAAACGCCGAGATCGGTTCAATGTCGCCGATGTCGAGGTACATTCGAAGATGACGCATGAGGTACTCCACATCGTCGTCGGTTGCCCGGGGATGGGCAGGGTCGTCGGTGTAGGCCGTGTCGGTGGTTCCAACCATGGCGGTGTCAAGCCATGGGACAACGAACATCACCCGTCCGTCGTCGGTCTCAGGGAGCAGCAGGGCCTGGTCTCCGATCCCGAGATCGGATTTGTCGATGATGAGGTGAGCGCCTGCCGACAATCGAACCGGGGCGGATTCTCCCCGGGTTGACGGGGGTGGTCTGAGTGCGCCGGTCGCGGCGATAACCGCTCGGGCTTTCACCGAGAAGCCGGCATCGCCGAGCTGGTCCTGGAGATGCACCCGGAAGCTCGGTCCCTCCCGGGTCACCCGGGTGGCGGTTAGGTGATTCACGGCGAGTGCGTCGTATCGCTCGACGGCAGTTTTCAGAACACTAAGTACCAGCCGGGAGTCATCGGTTTGGGCATCCATGTATCCGAATCCACCGTTAAGACCTTGTGGCAACAAGGTCGGGACGAACTCGAGTAATTCGTCGCGCGAGACTGCCCGATGGGATCCTCGGGGACGCCGCCCCAGCGTGTCATACAGAAAGAGACCCATTCCCATGGCCAGGGGAGCGAACCGGGGCGCCGAGGCCCAGGACGGCAGATCGGCCAAACGGCGACCCCGGTACATCGGGATGAGAAACTCCAGCGGGTCATACAGAAAATCGGCATTCCTCGCCAGGATTTTCTGCTCGGCCAGTCCCTCATGAACCAGACCGAACTCAAAGTGGGGGAGGTAGCGAATTCCCCCATGCAATAGTTTCGTGGAACGGCTTGAGGTCCCCGAAGCGAAGTCGGATAGTTCTACGAGGCCAACTCGCAGCCCGCGAGTGCCCGCATCAAGGGCGGCGCCTGCTCCGGTGACTCCTCCTCCGATGATGAGAAGGTCGAGTTCGTCGATTTCGGACATGGCAACGAGATGGTCGTGACGGGTCCACAGCTTTGGCATGAGGTAAACGCTACTGCGATCGCGCGATAGGCCAAATCAGACCCCCGGGGATCAGGTCGGACGGCCGGCGCATTACTATCGATGCTCATGCGAGTTTCTGTGTCCGACCAACTTGCGATCCTGCGAATGGTGCTTGTGCCTGTCGTGATGGGCTTGATCATGAGCGATGTGCCTGCCTGGGCAGCCGCGCTCTTTGTTGTCGCGGCCATCACCGACTTCCTTGACGGGTATCTCGCCAGACGGATGGGTCAGCTGACGACGTTGGGGGCGTTTCTTGATTCGACCGCCGACAAGATGCTCGTGACGGGAACCTTTCTCGCTCTCATCGCTGTTGGTCGAGCCTCGATCTGGATTGCGGGCATCATCATCACTCGTGAGTTTGCCGTTATGGCTTTACGGAGCCTGGCTGGACTGGAGGGAATCCATGTTCCGCCGTCGATTTGGGGCAAGCTCAAAGCCAATGCCCAGTTCGTCGCCCTCGGCTTTGCCATCGTTCGGTCGGGCGATCGAATCGGTAATTGGTACTTGGATGAGTACCTCATGGCCGTGGCGGTGGTTCTTACCTTGTACTCCGGTTGGGATTACATCCGGGGCTTTTTCGTCAGTCGCCCCGCAGTCTGATGCGAATGGCGGCCGTGACCGGCGGCTCCGGCACCGTCGGGAGTGCCACCGTCCGAGAATTGCTTGAGCACGGGTGGCGAGTTCGGGCGCTGGCCCGCTCCGAAGCCTCGGCAGTTTCCTTTCCGAGTGACGTTGAAATCATCAGAGGCGATGTCGGGAATCTGGCCGACCTTGACGGCTTTGTCGACGGGGCAGACACTGTGTTTCACATCGCCGGTGTGAACAGTCTATGTGTGAAAGATCGACCCTCGATGTGGGCGACCAACGTGGAAGCGCCGGTGGCGGTATACGAGGCCGCCTCGCGAGCCGGAGCCCGCCGGATGGTTCATATTTCTTCGGCGGCGGCCGTCGGCCACCGCACCTCTTTCTATGCGGAGACCAAGTGGGCTGCCGACGAACGTTTGCGAGCCGCGGCGGCCGGTCGCTCGACCGGCGTGGTGCTGGTGGCCCCGAGTTCGGTTCAGGGACCCGGTCGGGTCACGGGCACCGGCAAGTTGATCCTTGATCTGATCGATGGCAAGCTGAATTTCATGATCGACACCGCCATCTCGATCATCGATATCGCGGACTGTGCAACGGCCATCCGGTTGGCGGCCGATGCAGACGTTGGCAACGATCGGCTGATTCTCTCGGGATTCTCCATGACGACCCGGGATGCTCTTGGTTTGCTTGCGCAAGACACCGGCCGTCGCTTTGACGTGCGATTCATACCCTCGGGCATCGTCCGGGCGCTGGCATTGCTCGGCCCGTTGCTCAGCCCCATCGGCCGCAAGCTTGGAGTCGAGCTGTGCGCCGAGATGATTCGGACGATGTCGGTCGACCATATTCACGACGGGTCGGCCGCTGCTGAACAGCTCGGAATGACGTACCGCTCGGCGTCCGAGACGTTCCGCAGACTCATCGAATGGGCTGAGACCAACCCGTCCGCCTAAGACCTACAATCGTCCTGGTGGCCCCTGTGACTCCCGAACTGATTGATGCATTCGTTCTTGAACAGTTCCCGGCGGCGGCCGCCTCAGGGAATCGGTGCGTGTCGGTAGGACACCGTACGGCCACTGCCAGGTGGACGTACGATCCCGGTCAGCTGCGGCCTGGCGGATACATATCAGGGCCAGTTCAGTTCAGCCTTGCCGACGCGTCGCTGTGGTTCGCAGTTTTCACAGAGATTGGCCTGCAGTCGATGGCGGTGACCTCGCATATGTCCATAGACTTCCTTCGGCCGGCCGTAGGCGATGACTTGTTTGCCTCGGCCCGCCTTCTGAAAGTGGGAAGGTCTGGCATGTTTGGTGAGATCCGACTCTGGGTGGGAGATGACTCGGAACGCCTCGTGGCCCTGGCCACCGGAACCTACGTCGCCCCTGCCAGGCCCTGATGGGGAGACGTACGACCACCGCTACGATTCCTGCTCGCACATGAGTCCACCCCTTCGCCCCCTCGTCGACCGCTGGTCGGCATACGAACTCAACCAGTTGCCCAACTGGTTTGCCGTGGCACCTGCCGGGCGTGCCTTCCTCCTGGCGGGGCTGGCCGCTCGGTCAGAACACCCGATGCTGGCACTGGTCGCCGGCGAGCGAGAGGCCGAAGAGCTAGCCGACGATTTATCGTTGTTTTCGGACCGGACCGTCCACCTGCCGGCCTGGGAGACACTTCCGTTCGAGCATGTCAGTCCGAATGTCAGCACGATGGCCAACCGGGCCAGGGCCGAATACACGCTCACGGACGGCGAGCCGGGATCGGTGGTCGTCGGGTCGGTCCGCGCCGTGATCCAGCGCCTGTCGCCCACGAGGCCGCGTCCCTTCGTTCTTGGCCAGGGGATGGAGGCGGGCTTTGATGATCTGGTTGCCTGGTTGTCCGATACGGGCTATCAGGGGGTGAGCCGGGTTGAGAGCCGCGGCGAATTCGCAATTCGTGGTGGGATCATTGATGTTTTCGGCGCCGGAACGGCCCAGCCGGTACGCGTTGAATTCTGGGGAGACGAAGTCGAGTCGATTCGTGATTTTGCGGTCTCGTCGCAGCGCTCGATGGGTGCCATCGAACGGATGGTTCTGCAAGGAGCGCGCGAGTTTCGGACCGATCCGGAGATTCGCGCCCGCGCCGCTCATCTGGTTGTGAAGGAACCCTGGGCAGCACACGCCTGGGATCGGATCGCCCAGGGCGTGACCTTCCCCGGGATGGAGTCATGGATGCCATGGGTGGCCGAGCCGGACAGCATGCTCGTCAAGGCGCCGGACCGGGTGTACGTATTCGATCCGGTTCGCTGTAGGAATCGGGCCGCCGAGCTTATCGGTGAGGAAGAGGATCTGGCTGAGGCGCTCGCTCCCACGTGGGGGAGTGGAGCCCCCCCGGCCGGTGATCATCCGGCCCTCTACCTGGACCTCGCCCACGAATTGGGTCGGGTGCGCGGCACAGTGATCCAGGCACCATCGCTTCCCACCGGTCCAGCCGATCAGATCGTGGAAGTGAGTGGTCTCGATGCTCAGCCCGGGGTTGCCGAGTCGGTGGCAGCCGGTCTGAAACAATTGGCGGATCGCGAGATCATCACGGTGGTTGCCATGGACGGAGTGGCCGCTGCTGATCGAGTTGCCAGGCTTCTCGGCGAGGAGGGTTTCGCTTTGCCGAGACGCGACATCCTTGATCGGCCGACGGCCGCGATCACTTCACTCGGGATTCACCATGGGTTCGT
It contains:
- a CDS encoding cobalamin B12-binding domain-containing protein, with product MPRRILIAKPGLDGHDRGAKVVARALRDAGCEVIYSGLHRTPQQIVAMALEEDVDAIGLSTLSGAHATLFPMVMDELRLAGVDDVIVFGGGIIPPADVVTLMESGLARIFTPGSPLNEMVEWVKATVPER
- the pgsA gene encoding CDP-diacylglycerol--glycerol-3-phosphate 3-phosphatidyltransferase, with the protein product MRVSVSDQLAILRMVLVPVVMGLIMSDVPAWAAALFVVAAITDFLDGYLARRMGQLTTLGAFLDSTADKMLVTGTFLALIAVGRASIWIAGIIITREFAVMALRSLAGLEGIHVPPSIWGKLKANAQFVALGFAIVRSGDRIGNWYLDEYLMAVAVVLTLYSGWDYIRGFFVSRPAV
- a CDS encoding glycerol-3-phosphate dehydrogenase/oxidase, encoding MPKLWTRHDHLVAMSEIDELDLLIIGGGVTGAGAALDAGTRGLRVGLVELSDFASGTSSRSTKLLHGGIRYLPHFEFGLVHEGLAEQKILARNADFLYDPLEFLIPMYRGRRLADLPSWASAPRFAPLAMGMGLFLYDTLGRRPRGSHRAVSRDELLEFVPTLLPQGLNGGFGYMDAQTDDSRLVLSVLKTAVERYDALAVNHLTATRVTREGPSFRVHLQDQLGDAGFSVKARAVIAATGALRPPPSTRGESAPVRLSAGAHLIIDKSDLGIGDQALLLPETDDGRVMFVVPWLDTAMVGTTDTAYTDDPAHPRATDDDVEYLMRHLRMYLDIGDIEPISAFSGLRALMDGDGSTAKASRGHEIITIEPGYIQVAGGKLTTYRRIAEETVDAAAKFLKVDAPSRTNVELLVGAAGGQHAEKLLGDDLRAIEVDDGLARNLLRRYGTQAQNVVSSITSAEHLRVPLSDGKTLLGEVAYAAAYEGAASIADFALRRTHAAWFSRNHARVDAKLIADELGTSLGWSDDETELQLDRFEAELIAEGL
- the glpK gene encoding glycerol kinase GlpK codes for the protein MKYIGALDQGTTSTRFILFDQEGEIVASAQKEHEQIFPRAGWVEHDPDEILLRVGEVIAETMAKAAARPADVAGVGITNQRETTMLWDRASGRPIGNAVVWQDVRTADLCGRLGTDFGQDRFRAKTGLPLATYFAGPKIAWLLDNTPGLRARAEAGEIAFGTMDSWVVWNLTGGPGGGLHITDVTNASRTLLMDLATLEWDAGLLAAVGVPEEVLPEIRSSVEVYGEAKGTLAGVPIAGILGDQQAALFGQTCFAPGEAKNTYGTGCFMLMNTGLDAVPSKAGLLTTVAYQVDGQPPHYALEGSIAMAGALVQWLRDNLGIIDTAEAIEALAGTVADNGGVFIVPAFNGLFAPYWRDDARGVIVGLTRYANKGHIARATLEAVAFQTKEVLDAMYIDSGVALAALKVDGGMVANQLLMQFQADLLDVPVVRPAVAETTALGAAYAAGLAVGFWPGFDALRDNWSIAQRWEPNMDAALRRSEYAKWKKAVTRSFDWV
- a CDS encoding PaaI family thioesterase; translation: MAPVTPELIDAFVLEQFPAAAASGNRCVSVGHRTATARWTYDPGQLRPGGYISGPVQFSLADASLWFAVFTEIGLQSMAVTSHMSIDFLRPAVGDDLFASARLLKVGRSGMFGEIRLWVGDDSERLVALATGTYVAPARP
- a CDS encoding 50S ribosomal protein L25; this translates as MEVSLRAEAGREQGSRASRRLRRAGSVPAVLYGHGIEPLPISVNHREFAAIIKGEGGENAIIALNVDGHGTFTTLAREVVKNPTKPFINHVDFLQISLDELVTAEVGLEFIGEPLGVKNDGGIIETMRVTLEIEALPTAIPSHIDVDISHLEIHDLITVADLPQIEGVTYLDDEDTPIVTVSLPAAVLAEGDAEAAAGEEGEPTDESAEDDSEESSDEGGE
- a CDS encoding aminoacyl-tRNA hydrolase — encoded protein: MNVIVGLHNPESQYLGTRHNVGAEVVDEVARRWDLPFKRGPLRVRSMVARGSVAGEPVILVLPNANMNLSGQPVSAVLKYFKASLDELLLCHDDIDLPYAKLRLVKSSGAGGHNGVKSVASAVGSQEFWRLKLGVGRPPGRMDPAAFVLKPFSKAERPEIDVLVRDAADVVERFLTDPSGAVQMAGERRPPEPVL
- a CDS encoding SDR family NAD(P)-dependent oxidoreductase, which translates into the protein MAAVTGGSGTVGSATVRELLEHGWRVRALARSEASAVSFPSDVEIIRGDVGNLADLDGFVDGADTVFHIAGVNSLCVKDRPSMWATNVEAPVAVYEAASRAGARRMVHISSAAAVGHRTSFYAETKWAADERLRAAAAGRSTGVVLVAPSSVQGPGRVTGTGKLILDLIDGKLNFMIDTAISIIDIADCATAIRLAADADVGNDRLILSGFSMTTRDALGLLAQDTGRRFDVRFIPSGIVRALALLGPLLSPIGRKLGVELCAEMIRTMSVDHIHDGSAAAEQLGMTYRSASETFRRLIEWAETNPSA
- the pcrA gene encoding DNA helicase PcrA gives rise to the protein MFSDLSDPAESDLFDDLNPVQREAVAAVDGPLLVIAGAGSGKTRVLTYRIAHLVRDLGVAPSGILAITFTNKAANEMKERVSDLVGGAVRAMWVSTFHSACVRILRREAHRFGYRSQFSIYDSADSLRLIQMCISDLDLDSKRFPARNIRAVISNAKNELIDYETFQSQDSGFYHETISDVYRLYQQRLLEASAMDFDDLLMLTVELFGAFPDVLEEYQKRFSYILVDEYQDTNLAQYRLVTQLAAYHRNICVVGDADQSVYRFRGADMRNILDFENDYPDARVVVLEQNYRSTETVLDAANAVISNNPQRKPKRLWTDRGLGEKITLFQGDDEHAESSFIADQISGFEKDGISLDDMAIFYRTNAQSRVIEDVFVRYGIPYNVVGGLKFYERREVKDALAYLRVLVNPDDQVAVKRIINVPKRSIGSTSVGHVDRYAQANGLSFYAALRQVDNVPQLNARALGRIKDFLLLLDALIAKASIGGPRAALDSVLVDTGYLDEIEAERTVEALGRAENLRELQSGIEDFVSSMEGSLVDELEWDDLDGLAQLQSYLEAVSLVADVDDLEDGSGAVTLMTLHNAKGLEFPVVFVAGMEDGVFPHIRSLGDPAELEEERRLAYVGITRAMDRLFLTHSVSRMLFGQTNYNPPSRFLKEIPEHLYERAERRMPRKAEKPSHTVDASEISIGDRVRHDKWGAGLVMDIRGVGDRAEADVRFEREGVKRLLLAWAPIRKDA